A single region of the Syngnathus acus chromosome 6, fSynAcu1.2, whole genome shotgun sequence genome encodes:
- the LOC119124417 gene encoding cat eye syndrome critical region protein 2 isoform X3 has protein sequence MSRGCTVSVEEVQSWWEVPAIAHFCSLFRAAFNLPDFEIEELEKALSEQDLNFLGDLIACLLQGCYQRTDITPQAFSRYLDDIISYRWELEEGKPNPLREESFENLPPRTQVELLHRLCDYRLDAADVFDLLKGLDADSLRVEPLGQDGNGALYWYFYGTRMYKEEIFMRKVEKISEAESEEDTENGMEDIAPAKVGCQRGTWSLVCETEEQWVNLAESIKDKLSPQDRHLYRVISQNFLPEIRSMIEHKEREQKQKLEDPTPFRASQRFSEKHMSQEEDNVDATVEFEKRNDEELDRQVLLAEQRREEERLQQEQRQREKMEKIKAVEERARRRKMREEKAYLLSVGKDLPPELLNLEPSSPVLRTRTTKEFFDMEDDYTGLYKVLEALKAHKDAWPFLEPVDDSYAPNYHDIIQTPMDLSTIDRKLNDGEYVAKEEFISDVKLIFKNCIEYNGEDSEYTVMAQSLERCFNRAQLKHLPSEEGDTDEEFYISKEDKERKEKKRNRSSKHLGPESLIKATQDVQRKRSVQGGKGQMLLEDKVLKPVRPLTHSHWGFPPSQQHRHGDIKGMYLPEQWLHRPHGPHMYAHRMGTDPRFAFPGHIPRHGGPGLTRMQHDLNMQHPMGHRYPIGPDGNQPLPQQQHPYMGPTHGPSLGPRPMALQLRPPPEASIYPAHYRPESHTMHPMGNQLSGPQQHNYTGMSSPGMVRSNMWTSLNHHCPERPSGMHMQEDPSLVNQHNLSYGGVPPPVGHKPWPEAAGYPHPPLNSQYQKSAAVASPPGSVQQRPPLTHPDPSTKMRLASMLESPEMLALQQLSASSRPPVGSPHRDMGHFQQSKPPSGVGSVPTCPSQQPPPAPEVQLLRPAGDKGPDSQSSPQTDIQPKGPPENKASIKDISNEPPSSENTVSVNQEHPSIPNPTQHHSGPAEGLHSPQQPQENVPGEKLKSESGAECLMQEVGGQLQNNGHTSVPLHFHVSNKNSKNPYPLTTAQHAQSSPLQSPALVQQCASPSLNATSDCNSPQRHEQNVRKQHQQHPTQEILNRTAPHNHCQHSPPQMPLNMTQLQAPHITQSTQSNSIRSISHGVLQRTQPGPPHPTPLTALPPSHPPPHLPSQPSPAEHGDQTPREPASWRDTEGPHAMKFDFSNTAYKQQQAFIPNHHRTQTVGSNPGVQAESVRAPPHNAAMPPHSQENGDMGPYTIENPPHPQYSQTSMSRHSSHHPYYMQNLNPLQSTQDHSRYHQQQRTVYSIHMPGPQHLHAHTNMYPPPPFQQEQYYTRPQAHNFVNSRGAYPSEGWQPSHQPMLPTTYLPASSAKGNNQANEGCVSPKASEGSAIVSLLSPEAGSVSGGLEESKWESRNSGSDSPAKRSRTKGNLEQPDSPKEILDLDSHNAATRRHSNQSLASTAHIPPGFMYDTRTVRPPMHPGGAPPSHCGVGSGALYSRPPYQDAGRFSVQRPHPHLMEALQRPQQLPLSPGQMRMAMYPHSGGHFQSVMIQQRGLASENVLHPGQHVMTAPGGSSTKQA, from the exons TGAAG GGTCTGGATGCAGACAGTCTGCGGGTAGAACCCCTTGGGCAAGATGGAAATGGAGCCCTCTACTGGTATTTTTATGGCACCCGTATGTACAAAGAAGAGATATTCATGAGAAAAGTGGAGAAAATCAG tgAGGCAGAAAGTGAAGAGGATACAGAAAATGGAATGGAAGATATAGCTCCTGCGAAAG TAGGTTGTCAGCGAGGTACCTGGTCCCTTGTGTGCGAAACAGAAGAACAGTGGGTTAACTTGGCAGAAAGCATTAAGGATAAACTGTCTCCCCAAGACCGGCATCTCTACCGTGTCATCAGCCAGAATTTTCTGCCTGAGATACGCAGCATGATTGAACACAAG GAGCGCGAGCAGAAACAGAAGCTTGAGGATCCAACTCCATTCCGTGCATCACAGCGTTTCTCTGAAAAACACATGAGCCAAGAGGAG GATAATGTGGATGCCACAGTTGAGTTTGAGAAGCGAAATGATGAAGAGCTGGACAGGCAGGTCTTGCTGGCCGAACAGAGGCGAGAAGAAGAAAGGCTTCAGCAGGAACAACGACAGCGAGAGAAAATGGAGAAGATCAAAGCTGTGGAAG AGCGGGCCAGGAGAAGGAAGATGCGAGAGGAAAAGGCCTACCTGTTGTCTGTAGGAAAAGACCTACCACCAGAACTTCTGAATTTAGAGCCGTCTTCACCAGTTCTCAGAACACGGACTACTAAGGAATT CTTTGACATGGAAGATGACTACACAGGTCTATACAAAG TGCTGGAGGCCTTGAAGGCTCATAAAGATGCTTGGCCTTTCTTAGAACCTGTGGATGACTCCTATGCCCCCAATTACCATGACATAATACAG aCTCCCATGGACCTTTCCACCATTGACAGGAAACTCAATGATGGCGAATATGTTGCAAAGGAGGAGTTTATTTCTGATGTGAAGCTCATATTTAAAAACTGTATTGAGTACAACGGAGAAGATAGTG aaTACACTGTAATGGCACAGTCTCTCGAACGCTGTTTTAACCGGGCCCAATTAAAACACTTGCCATCAGAGGAGGGTGATACTGATGAAGAATTCTACATCAGCAAAGAAGACAAGGAGCGCAAGGAGAAAAAGCGAAATCGTAGCAGTAAACATTTGGGACCTGAAAGTCTAATCAAGGCGACTCAGGATGTTCAGCGTAAACGAAGTGTGCAGGGAGGCAAAGGCCAAATGCTGTTGGAGGACAAGGTCCTCAAGCCAGTTCGACCACTTACACATTCTCATTGGGGCTTTCCTCCAAGCCAGCAACACCGACATGGCGACATCAAGGGCATGTACCTTCCAGAACAATGG TTACATCGTCCTCATGGTCCGCACATGTATGCTCATAGAATGGGCACGGATCCCCGTTTTGCCTTCCCAGGTCACATTCCAAGGCATGGAGGCCCTGGCTTGACTCGTATGCAGCACGACTTGAACATGCAG CATCCTATGGGCCATAGGTATCCAATAGGCCCTGATGGTAACCAGCCTCTtccccagcagcagcaccccTATATGGGTCCAACACATGGCCCATCTCTGGGCCCCCGTCCAATGGCCCTTCAACTGAGACCTCCTCCTGAAGCCAGCATATACCCAGCCCATTACCGTCCAGAGAGCCACACGATGCACCCAATGGGGAACCAGTTGTCAGGACCTCAACAGCACAATTACACAGGCATGAGCTCTCCTGGTATGGTACGCTCTAACATGTGGACTAGTTTGAATCACCACTGTCCAGAGAGACCTAGTGGAATGCACATGCAAGAAGACCCTAGTTTGGTCAATCAGCACAACCTGAGTTATGGAGGAGTGCCACCTCCAGTGGGACATAAACCATGGCCGGAAGCTGCCGGATATCCCCATCCTCCTCTAAATTCACAATATCAAAAGTCTGCAGCAGTGGCCAGCCCCCCAGGCTCTGTGCAGCAACGCCCTCCCTTAACCCACCCGGACCCCTCCACCAAGATGCGGTTAGCCTCTATGTTGGAAAGTCCAGAAATGCTAGCTCTACAGCAGCTGTCTGCCTCTTCCAGACCTCCCGTTGGTTCCCCCCATCGCGACATGGGCCACTTTCAACAGTCCAAGCCCCCCTCAGGGGTTGGCAGCGTCCCAACTTGTCCCTCTCAGCAGCCTCCCCCAGCCCCTGAGGTTCAGCTGCTGCGTCCTGCTGGAGACAAAGGGCCAGACAGCCAGTCTTCCCCACAGACAGACATTCAGCCCAAAG GACCACCCGAAAACAAAGCGAGTATCAAAGACATTTCCAATGAACCTCCTTCATCAGAGAACACTGTTTCAGTTAACCAAGAGCACCCATCCATTCCAAACCCTACTCAACACCACAGTGGGCCAGCAGAGGGATTGCACAGCCCTCAACAACCTCAGGAAAATGTGCCTGGAGAAAAACTGAAGTCAGAGAGTGGAGCAGAGTGCCTTATGCAGGAAGTAGGTGGCCAACTTCAAAATAATGGTCACACTTCTGTGCCCTTGCACTTCCATGTTAGTAATAAGAATTCTAAGAATCCATATCCACTTACCACTGCTCAGCATGCACAGAGCAGTCCTCTCCAGAGCCCTGCACTTGTTCAGCAGTGTGCGTCACCATCTTTGAATGCCACATCCGACTGCAACTCGCCACAACGGCATGAGCAGAATGTTCGAAAACAACACCAGCAACATCCAACCCAAGAAATTTTAAATAGGACAGCACCTCACAACCACTGTCAGCACTCGCCTCCACAGATGCCCCTGAATATGACACAACTCCAAGCTCCACATATCACGCAAAGCACTCAGAGCAACTCTATACGTAGCATTTCACATGGTGTCTTACAGAGAACCCAACCTGGACCCCCTCATCCAACCCCTCTCACCGCTCTGCCACCCAGCCACCCTCCTCCACATTTACCCTCCCAGCCAAGCCCAGCAGAGCATGGAGATCAAACACCGCGCGAACCTGCAAGTTGGCGAGACACCGAAGGTCCACATGCAATGAAATTTGACTTTTCTAATACTGCTTATAAACAACAGCAGGCGTTTATTCCAAACCATCACAGAACCCAAACGGTGGGCAGTAATCCAGGTGTGCAGGCAGAAAGCGTGCGAGCACCTCCTCATAATGCTGCCATGCCTCCTCATTCCCAAGAAAATGGAGACATGGGTCCATACACCATAGAGAACCCTCCACATCCACAGTATAGCCAGACAAGCATGAGCAGGCATTCTTCACATCACCCTTATTACATGCAGAACCTCAACCCCCTCCAGAGTACCCAAGACCATTCCAGGTACCACCAGCAACAAAGAACTGTGTATTCAATTCACATGCCTGGCCCTCAGCATCTCCATGCCCACACCAACATGTACCCGCCACCGCCGTTCCAGCAGGAACAGTATTACACCCGACCGCAGGCCCATAATTTTGTTAACAGTAGAGGTGCTTATCCTTCAGAGGGTTGGCAGCCATCTCATCAGCCCATGCTGCCTACAACCTACCTGCCCGCATCCAGTGCAAAAGGAAACAATCAGGCCAATGAGGGGTGTGTGTCACCCAAAGCCTCTGAGGGCTCCGCTATAGTGAGTTTGTTGTCCCCCGAAGCCGGGTCAGTCTCTGGAGGCTTGGAGGAGAGCAAATGGGAAAGCAGAAACAGTGGAAGTGATAGCCCAGCCAAACGCAGTCGCACTAAGGGGAACTTGGAGCAGCCTGACAGTCCAAAAGAAATCCTGGACCTTGATAGCCACAACGCCGCCACTCGCCGTCATAGCAACCAGTCGCTCGCCTCCACTGCACACATTCCTCCTGGCTTTATGTATGACACCCGCACTGTGCGCCCGCCAATGCATCCAGGCGGTGCTCCACCGTCCCACTGTGGAGTTGGGAGTGGAGCCCTTTACTCTAGACCACCATACCAAGATGCAGGACGATTTAGTGTGCAGAGACCTCACCCACACCTGATGGAAGCTCTTCAGCGGCCCCAGCAGTTGCCTCTCTCCCCTGGTCAGATGCGCATGGCCATGTACCCTCACTCTGGTGGCCACTTTCAAAGTGTGATGATTCAGCAGAGAGGCTTGGCATCTGAAAATGTCCTACACCCAGG GCAACACGTGATGACTGCACCGGGTGGATCAAGCACCAAGCAA GCGTAA
- the LOC119124417 gene encoding cat eye syndrome critical region protein 2 isoform X4, whose product MSRGCTVSVEEVQSWWEVPAIAHFCSLFRAAFNLPDFEIEELEKALSEQDLNFLGDLIACLLQGCYQRTDITPQAFSRYLDDIISYRWELEEGKPNPLREESFENLPPRTQVELLHRLCDYRLDAADVFDLLKGLDADSLRVEPLGQDGNGALYWYFYGTRMYKEEIFMRKVEKISEAESEEDTENGMEDIAPAKGCQRGTWSLVCETEEQWVNLAESIKDKLSPQDRHLYRVISQNFLPEIRSMIEHKEREQKQKLEDPTPFRASQRFSEKHMSQEEDNVDATVEFEKRNDEELDRQVLLAEQRREEERLQQEQRQREKMEKIKAVEERARRRKMREEKAYLLSVGKDLPPELLNLEPSSPVLRTRTTKEFFDMEDDYTGLYKVLEALKAHKDAWPFLEPVDDSYAPNYHDIIQTPMDLSTIDRKLNDGEYVAKEEFISDVKLIFKNCIEYNGEDSEYTVMAQSLERCFNRAQLKHLPSEEGDTDEEFYISKEDKERKEKKRNRSSKHLGPESLIKATQDVQRKRSVQGGKGQMLLEDKVLKPVRPLTHSHWGFPPSQQHRHGDIKGMYLPEQWLHRPHGPHMYAHRMGTDPRFAFPGHIPRHGGPGLTRMQHDLNMQHPMGHRYPIGPDGNQPLPQQQHPYMGPTHGPSLGPRPMALQLRPPPEASIYPAHYRPESHTMHPMGNQLSGPQQHNYTGMSSPGMVRSNMWTSLNHHCPERPSGMHMQEDPSLVNQHNLSYGGVPPPVGHKPWPEAAGYPHPPLNSQYQKSAAVASPPGSVQQRPPLTHPDPSTKMRLASMLESPEMLALQQLSASSRPPVGSPHRDMGHFQQSKPPSGVGSVPTCPSQQPPPAPEVQLLRPAGDKGPDSQSSPQTDIQPKGPPENKASIKDISNEPPSSENTVSVNQEHPSIPNPTQHHSGPAEGLHSPQQPQENVPGEKLKSESGAECLMQEVGGQLQNNGHTSVPLHFHVSNKNSKNPYPLTTAQHAQSSPLQSPALVQQCASPSLNATSDCNSPQRHEQNVRKQHQQHPTQEILNRTAPHNHCQHSPPQMPLNMTQLQAPHITQSTQSNSIRSISHGVLQRTQPGPPHPTPLTALPPSHPPPHLPSQPSPAEHGDQTPREPASWRDTEGPHAMKFDFSNTAYKQQQAFIPNHHRTQTVGSNPGVQAESVRAPPHNAAMPPHSQENGDMGPYTIENPPHPQYSQTSMSRHSSHHPYYMQNLNPLQSTQDHSRYHQQQRTVYSIHMPGPQHLHAHTNMYPPPPFQQEQYYTRPQAHNFVNSRGAYPSEGWQPSHQPMLPTTYLPASSAKGNNQANEGCVSPKASEGSAIVSLLSPEAGSVSGGLEESKWESRNSGSDSPAKRSRTKGNLEQPDSPKEILDLDSHNAATRRHSNQSLASTAHIPPGFMYDTRTVRPPMHPGGAPPSHCGVGSGALYSRPPYQDAGRFSVQRPHPHLMEALQRPQQLPLSPGQMRMAMYPHSGGHFQSVMIQQRGLASENVLHPGQHVMTAPGGSSTKQA is encoded by the exons TGAAG GGTCTGGATGCAGACAGTCTGCGGGTAGAACCCCTTGGGCAAGATGGAAATGGAGCCCTCTACTGGTATTTTTATGGCACCCGTATGTACAAAGAAGAGATATTCATGAGAAAAGTGGAGAAAATCAG tgAGGCAGAAAGTGAAGAGGATACAGAAAATGGAATGGAAGATATAGCTCCTGCGAAAG GTTGTCAGCGAGGTACCTGGTCCCTTGTGTGCGAAACAGAAGAACAGTGGGTTAACTTGGCAGAAAGCATTAAGGATAAACTGTCTCCCCAAGACCGGCATCTCTACCGTGTCATCAGCCAGAATTTTCTGCCTGAGATACGCAGCATGATTGAACACAAG GAGCGCGAGCAGAAACAGAAGCTTGAGGATCCAACTCCATTCCGTGCATCACAGCGTTTCTCTGAAAAACACATGAGCCAAGAGGAG GATAATGTGGATGCCACAGTTGAGTTTGAGAAGCGAAATGATGAAGAGCTGGACAGGCAGGTCTTGCTGGCCGAACAGAGGCGAGAAGAAGAAAGGCTTCAGCAGGAACAACGACAGCGAGAGAAAATGGAGAAGATCAAAGCTGTGGAAG AGCGGGCCAGGAGAAGGAAGATGCGAGAGGAAAAGGCCTACCTGTTGTCTGTAGGAAAAGACCTACCACCAGAACTTCTGAATTTAGAGCCGTCTTCACCAGTTCTCAGAACACGGACTACTAAGGAATT CTTTGACATGGAAGATGACTACACAGGTCTATACAAAG TGCTGGAGGCCTTGAAGGCTCATAAAGATGCTTGGCCTTTCTTAGAACCTGTGGATGACTCCTATGCCCCCAATTACCATGACATAATACAG aCTCCCATGGACCTTTCCACCATTGACAGGAAACTCAATGATGGCGAATATGTTGCAAAGGAGGAGTTTATTTCTGATGTGAAGCTCATATTTAAAAACTGTATTGAGTACAACGGAGAAGATAGTG aaTACACTGTAATGGCACAGTCTCTCGAACGCTGTTTTAACCGGGCCCAATTAAAACACTTGCCATCAGAGGAGGGTGATACTGATGAAGAATTCTACATCAGCAAAGAAGACAAGGAGCGCAAGGAGAAAAAGCGAAATCGTAGCAGTAAACATTTGGGACCTGAAAGTCTAATCAAGGCGACTCAGGATGTTCAGCGTAAACGAAGTGTGCAGGGAGGCAAAGGCCAAATGCTGTTGGAGGACAAGGTCCTCAAGCCAGTTCGACCACTTACACATTCTCATTGGGGCTTTCCTCCAAGCCAGCAACACCGACATGGCGACATCAAGGGCATGTACCTTCCAGAACAATGG TTACATCGTCCTCATGGTCCGCACATGTATGCTCATAGAATGGGCACGGATCCCCGTTTTGCCTTCCCAGGTCACATTCCAAGGCATGGAGGCCCTGGCTTGACTCGTATGCAGCACGACTTGAACATGCAG CATCCTATGGGCCATAGGTATCCAATAGGCCCTGATGGTAACCAGCCTCTtccccagcagcagcaccccTATATGGGTCCAACACATGGCCCATCTCTGGGCCCCCGTCCAATGGCCCTTCAACTGAGACCTCCTCCTGAAGCCAGCATATACCCAGCCCATTACCGTCCAGAGAGCCACACGATGCACCCAATGGGGAACCAGTTGTCAGGACCTCAACAGCACAATTACACAGGCATGAGCTCTCCTGGTATGGTACGCTCTAACATGTGGACTAGTTTGAATCACCACTGTCCAGAGAGACCTAGTGGAATGCACATGCAAGAAGACCCTAGTTTGGTCAATCAGCACAACCTGAGTTATGGAGGAGTGCCACCTCCAGTGGGACATAAACCATGGCCGGAAGCTGCCGGATATCCCCATCCTCCTCTAAATTCACAATATCAAAAGTCTGCAGCAGTGGCCAGCCCCCCAGGCTCTGTGCAGCAACGCCCTCCCTTAACCCACCCGGACCCCTCCACCAAGATGCGGTTAGCCTCTATGTTGGAAAGTCCAGAAATGCTAGCTCTACAGCAGCTGTCTGCCTCTTCCAGACCTCCCGTTGGTTCCCCCCATCGCGACATGGGCCACTTTCAACAGTCCAAGCCCCCCTCAGGGGTTGGCAGCGTCCCAACTTGTCCCTCTCAGCAGCCTCCCCCAGCCCCTGAGGTTCAGCTGCTGCGTCCTGCTGGAGACAAAGGGCCAGACAGCCAGTCTTCCCCACAGACAGACATTCAGCCCAAAG GACCACCCGAAAACAAAGCGAGTATCAAAGACATTTCCAATGAACCTCCTTCATCAGAGAACACTGTTTCAGTTAACCAAGAGCACCCATCCATTCCAAACCCTACTCAACACCACAGTGGGCCAGCAGAGGGATTGCACAGCCCTCAACAACCTCAGGAAAATGTGCCTGGAGAAAAACTGAAGTCAGAGAGTGGAGCAGAGTGCCTTATGCAGGAAGTAGGTGGCCAACTTCAAAATAATGGTCACACTTCTGTGCCCTTGCACTTCCATGTTAGTAATAAGAATTCTAAGAATCCATATCCACTTACCACTGCTCAGCATGCACAGAGCAGTCCTCTCCAGAGCCCTGCACTTGTTCAGCAGTGTGCGTCACCATCTTTGAATGCCACATCCGACTGCAACTCGCCACAACGGCATGAGCAGAATGTTCGAAAACAACACCAGCAACATCCAACCCAAGAAATTTTAAATAGGACAGCACCTCACAACCACTGTCAGCACTCGCCTCCACAGATGCCCCTGAATATGACACAACTCCAAGCTCCACATATCACGCAAAGCACTCAGAGCAACTCTATACGTAGCATTTCACATGGTGTCTTACAGAGAACCCAACCTGGACCCCCTCATCCAACCCCTCTCACCGCTCTGCCACCCAGCCACCCTCCTCCACATTTACCCTCCCAGCCAAGCCCAGCAGAGCATGGAGATCAAACACCGCGCGAACCTGCAAGTTGGCGAGACACCGAAGGTCCACATGCAATGAAATTTGACTTTTCTAATACTGCTTATAAACAACAGCAGGCGTTTATTCCAAACCATCACAGAACCCAAACGGTGGGCAGTAATCCAGGTGTGCAGGCAGAAAGCGTGCGAGCACCTCCTCATAATGCTGCCATGCCTCCTCATTCCCAAGAAAATGGAGACATGGGTCCATACACCATAGAGAACCCTCCACATCCACAGTATAGCCAGACAAGCATGAGCAGGCATTCTTCACATCACCCTTATTACATGCAGAACCTCAACCCCCTCCAGAGTACCCAAGACCATTCCAGGTACCACCAGCAACAAAGAACTGTGTATTCAATTCACATGCCTGGCCCTCAGCATCTCCATGCCCACACCAACATGTACCCGCCACCGCCGTTCCAGCAGGAACAGTATTACACCCGACCGCAGGCCCATAATTTTGTTAACAGTAGAGGTGCTTATCCTTCAGAGGGTTGGCAGCCATCTCATCAGCCCATGCTGCCTACAACCTACCTGCCCGCATCCAGTGCAAAAGGAAACAATCAGGCCAATGAGGGGTGTGTGTCACCCAAAGCCTCTGAGGGCTCCGCTATAGTGAGTTTGTTGTCCCCCGAAGCCGGGTCAGTCTCTGGAGGCTTGGAGGAGAGCAAATGGGAAAGCAGAAACAGTGGAAGTGATAGCCCAGCCAAACGCAGTCGCACTAAGGGGAACTTGGAGCAGCCTGACAGTCCAAAAGAAATCCTGGACCTTGATAGCCACAACGCCGCCACTCGCCGTCATAGCAACCAGTCGCTCGCCTCCACTGCACACATTCCTCCTGGCTTTATGTATGACACCCGCACTGTGCGCCCGCCAATGCATCCAGGCGGTGCTCCACCGTCCCACTGTGGAGTTGGGAGTGGAGCCCTTTACTCTAGACCACCATACCAAGATGCAGGACGATTTAGTGTGCAGAGACCTCACCCACACCTGATGGAAGCTCTTCAGCGGCCCCAGCAGTTGCCTCTCTCCCCTGGTCAGATGCGCATGGCCATGTACCCTCACTCTGGTGGCCACTTTCAAAGTGTGATGATTCAGCAGAGAGGCTTGGCATCTGAAAATGTCCTACACCCAGG GCAACACGTGATGACTGCACCGGGTGGATCAAGCACCAAGCAA GCGTAA